A portion of the Falco naumanni isolate bFalNau1 chromosome 9, bFalNau1.pat, whole genome shotgun sequence genome contains these proteins:
- the PSD gene encoding PH and SEC7 domain-containing protein 1 isoform X1, with protein sequence MAQVGGPVRFHPEEGCATSPPPFARGLDQRPWLAGGSPKAGRGTPPRCLTPNLNAGRLYLLRKGLASDSHRCPLGLYNSTGSLARKPVEVAAFGNGGCPGTGRLTAPCTPRRGRPSPVLSSLGSRSPLVVTAPEGHSSIVTFRFIEKASVRTLGGPQPPQPCWENGPRSLSRSLELAGDTGSPQPQPLPQERLLHTLRMEASASDPLLAGGRTLGDTRPCGKEPCALNADGLCRSLANGLPEDFPTLVRSSLKPEPRAQGSAWPYHRQSSAHAQRIARAKWEFFYGSSDAPQTGAAPQHFVTLSAQGSLAGSSVPDSAPLAEPPQKPVHSLPAEPPGLVPKHSLSHVEVEIEMSPPGSQKPISCETGIIKRTVKYSETDLDTVPLRCYRETNIDDILAEKEEVDSAIESQKDSESNPSFGGTPGRRNSTPEEPPAPGTGCQKDGPQDGDVDEDDEVFEAMRKENRERIMDRDTQDMLKSPVPFLLGHSLSKDGMDSFSKHFESIMESHRAKGTSYTSLDSIDILSSPARTHGTFFTFDLPTLTPEIQGQIRDSAKLIEENFAPLAHLEPDSGTSSATDAPWTEREEERGRRRKGARHSPCHSEDSFGTPLASNMSDHPLSHLVSDSDSEMDSVEQLALGSTDTLSNGHKADLEAAKRLAKRLYNLDGFKKADVARHLGKKYVNEFSRMVAGEYLKFFVFTGMSLDQALRSFLKELALMGETQERERVLAHFSQRYYECNPNAISSEDGAHTLTCALMLLNTDLHGHNIGKRMSCSDFIGNLEGLNGGTDFPKELLKALYGSIKNEKLQWAIDEEELRKSLSELADPNPKSIKRISSCSNPFLDFSQDSSIATYKHGLLVRKIHADPDCKKTPRGKRGWKPFHAILKGMILYLQKEEYKPGKALVEEELKNAISIHHSLATRASDYSKRPNVFYLRTADWRVFLFQAQNPEQMHSWITRINMVAAMFSAPPFPAAIGSQKKFSRPLLPSSCTRLSQEEQVKSHETKFKTMSAELLEHRSSLPEKKVKGKEYEELKQKEEYLEFEKSRYGTYAMLLRAKLKAGSEDLAAFESTLFDAAGGEDDGLKKSRSSPSLNAEPSGTATKVKRNISERTSRQPPGHPQKS encoded by the exons ATGGCCCAGGTGGGAGGACCTGTCCGCTTCCACCCTGAGGAGGGCTGTGCCACCTCGCCCCCGCCGTTTGCCCGTGGGCTGGACCAGAGGCCCTGGCTGGCGGGGGGAAGCCCCAAGGCTGGGAGGGGCACCCCGCCACGCTGTCTCACCCCCAACCTCAATGCTGGCCGCCTCTACCTCCTGCGCAAGGGCCTGGCCTCTGACTCCCACCGATGCCCCCTTGGACTCTACAACAGCACCGGCTCCTTGGCCCGCAAGCCAGTGGAGGTGGCTGCCTTTGGCAAtgggggctgcccgggcacgGGGCGCCTGACAGCCCCCTGCACCCCGCGGCGGGGCAGACCCAGCCCAGTGCTCTCCTCCTTGGGTAGCCGCAGCCCGCTGGTGGTGACGGCTCCGGAGGGACACAGCTCCATCGTCACCTTCCGCTTCATTGAGAAGGCCAGTGTGCGGACCTTGGGTggcccacagcccccccagccctgctgggagaACGGCCCCCGCAGCCTCAGCCGCAGCCTGGAGCttgctggggacacagggtcTCCTCAGCCCCaacccctgccccaggagcGGCTCCTGCACACACTGAGGATGGAGGCATCTGCATCTGACCCGCTTCTGGCCGGGGGCAGGACCCTGGGGGACACGCGTCCCTGTGGGAAGGAGCCCTGTGCCCTCAATGCTGATGGCCTCTGCCGATCCCTTGCCAACGGGCTGCCGGAGGACTTCCCCACCCTCGTCAGGAGCTCCCTGAAGCCAGAGCCCCGAGCCCAG GGCAGCGCCTGGCCTTACCACCGGCAGAGCTCAGCCCATGCCCAGCGCATTGCCCGGGCCAAGTGGGAATTCTTCTACGGCTCCTCGGATGCCCCGCAGACAG GAGCGGCTCCCCAGCACTTTGTGACCCTGAGTGCTCAAGGGTCCCTTGCAGGCTCCTCTGTACCTGACTCCGCTCCCCTGGCTGAGCCGCCCCAGAAGCCCGTCCACTCGCTGCCTGCCGAGCCACCGGGGCTGGTGCCCAAGCACAGCCTGAGCCACGTGGAGGTGGAGATAGAGATGTCTCCTCCGGGCAGCCAGAAGCCCATCTCCTGCGAGACTGGGATTATAAAGAGGACAGTGAAGTACTCGGAGACAGACCTGGACACAGTGCCACTGAGGTGCTATCGTGAAACCAACATCGACGATATCCtggcagagaaggaggaggtggaTTCAGCGATTGAGAGCCAGAAGGACAGCGAGAGCAACCCAAGCTTTGGGGGCACTCCGGGCAGGAGGAACAGCACACCGGaggagccccccgccccaggcaCTGGCTGCCAGAAGGATGGGCCACAGGATGGGGACGTGGATGAGGATGATGAGGTGTTTGAGGCTATGAGGAAGGAGAACAGGGAAAG GATCATGGACCGGGACACGCAGGATATGCTCAAGTCTCCAGTGCCCTTCCTCCTAGGGCACAGCCTCTCCAAGGATGGCATGGACTCTTTCAGCAAGCATTTTGAGAGCATCATGGAGTCCCATCGAGCCAAAGGCACATCTTACACCAGCCTGGACTCCATTGACattctctcctccccagcccgcACCCACGGGACCTTTTTCACTTTTGACCTCCCAACCCTCACCCCAGAAATACAGGGACAGATCCGAGACAGCGCAAAGCTGATTGAGGAGAACTTTGCTCCTCTGGCTCACTTGGAGCCAGACTCTGGGACCAGTTCGGCCACAGATGCCCCCTGGacagagagggaggaggagcGGGGGAGACGAAGGAAGGGTGCTCGGCACAGCCCTTGCCACTCAGAGGACAGCTTTGGTACGCCTTTGGCCTCCAACATGAG TGACCACCCCCTGAGCCACCTGGTTTCGGACTCGGACTCGGAGATGGACAGCGTGGAGCAGCTGGCCCTGGGCAGCACGGACACCCTCTCCAATGGGCACAAGGCTGACCTGGAGGCTGCCAAACGCCTGGCCAAGAGGCTCTACAACCTAGATGgctttaaaaaagcagatgtgGCCCGCCACTTGGGGAAGAAGTACGT cAATGAGTTCAGCAGGATGGTGGCAGGGGAATATCTGAAGTTCTTCGTGTTCACAGGGATGAGCCTGGACCAGGCTCTCAG GTCCTTTCTAAAGGAGCTGGCTCTGATGGGAGAGACGCAAGAGCGAGAGCGAGTGCTGGCTCATTTTTCCCAGCGCTATTATGAGTGTAATCCCAATGCCATCTCTTCGGAGG ATGGAGCCCACACGCTCACCTGTGCCCTGATGCTGCTCAACACAGATCTGCATGGACAC AACATTGGAAAGAGAATGTCCTGCTCCGACTTCATTGGCAACTTGGAGGGACTCAATGGAGGCACTGACTTCCCCAAGGAGCTGCTCAAG GCTCTGTATGGCTCCATCAAGAATGAGAAGCTGCAGTGGGCCAT AGATGAAGAGGAGCTGAGAAAGTCCCTCTCGGAGCTGGCAGACCCCAACCCGAAATCCATCAAGCGCATCAGCAGCTGTAGTAACCCCTTTCTGGACTTCTCCCAAGACTCCAGCATTGCAACCTACAAGCATGGACTGTTAGTGCGCAAGATCCACGCTGATCCTGACTGCAAGAAAA CACCCCGAGGGAAGCGCGGCTGGAAGCCCTTCCACGCCATCCTGAAGGGGATGATTCTCTACCTGCAGAAG GAGGAGTATAAGCCAGGGAAGGCACTGGTGGAAGAAGAGCTGAAGAATGCTATTAGCATCCACCACTCGCTTGCCACGCGGGCATCTGACTACAGCAAGCGACCCAATGTCTTCTACCTCAGGACAGCTGACTGGAGGGTCTTCCTCTTCCAAGCACA GAACCCTGAACAGATGCACTCATGGATCACGCGCATCAACATGGTGGCAGCCATGTTCTCTGCaccccccttccctgcagctaTCGGCTCCCAGAAGAAGTTCAGCCGCccgctgctgcccagctcctgcaccaggCTGTCCCAG GAGGAGCAGGTGAAGAGCCATGAGACCAAGTTCAAGACAATGTCAGcggagctgctggagcatcGCTCCTCACTGCCAGAGAAGAAGGTGAAGGGCAAGGAGTACGAGGagctgaagcagaaggaagagtaCCTGGAGTTTGAG AAATCCCGCTATGGCACCTATGCCATGCTGCTACGGGCCAAGCTGAAGGCCGGCTCCGAGGACCTGGCAGCATTTGAGTCTACCCTCTTTGACGCAGCAGGCGGGGAGGATGATGGCCTGAAAAAATCTCGCTCCAGCCCCTCGCTCAATGCAGAGCCctctggcacagccaccaaggTGAAGCGCAACATCTCGGAGCGCACCAGCCGCCAGCCCCCTGGCCACCCCCAGAAGTCATAG
- the PSD gene encoding PH and SEC7 domain-containing protein 1 isoform X2, translated as MAQVGGPVRFHPEEGCATSPPPFARGLDQRPWLAGGSPKAGRGTPPRCLTPNLNAGRLYLLRKGLASDSHRCPLGLYNSTGSLARKPVEVAAFGNGGCPGTGRLTAPCTPRRGRPSPVLSSLGSRSPLVVTAPEGHSSIVTFRFIEKASVRTLGGPQPPQPCWENGPRSLSRSLELAGDTGSPQPQPLPQERLLHTLRMEASASDPLLAGGRTLGDTRPCGKEPCALNADGLCRSLANGLPEDFPTLVRSSLKPEPRAQGSAWPYHRQSSAHAQRIARAKWEFFYGSSDAPQTGAAPQHFVTLSAQGSLAGSSVPDSAPLAEPPQKPVHSLPAEPPGLVPKHSLSHVEVEIEMSPPGSQKPISCETGIIKRTVKYSETDLDTVPLRCYRETNIDDILAEKEEVDSAIESQKDSESNPSFGGTPGRRNSTPEEPPAPGTGCQKDGPQDGDVDEDDEVFEAMRKENRERIMDRDTQDMLKSPVPFLLGHSLSKDGMDSFSKHFESIMESHRAKGTSYTSLDSIDILSSPARTHGTFFTFDLPTLTPEIQGQIRDSAKLIEENFAPLAHLEPDSGTSSATDAPWTEREEERGRRRKGARHSPCHSEDSFGTPLASNMSDHPLSHLVSDSDSEMDSVEQLALGSTDTLSNGHKADLEAAKRLAKRLYNLDGFKKADVARHLGKNNEFSRMVAGEYLKFFVFTGMSLDQALRSFLKELALMGETQERERVLAHFSQRYYECNPNAISSEDGAHTLTCALMLLNTDLHGHNIGKRMSCSDFIGNLEGLNGGTDFPKELLKALYGSIKNEKLQWAIDEEELRKSLSELADPNPKSIKRISSCSNPFLDFSQDSSIATYKHGLLVRKIHADPDCKKTPRGKRGWKPFHAILKGMILYLQKEEYKPGKALVEEELKNAISIHHSLATRASDYSKRPNVFYLRTADWRVFLFQAQNPEQMHSWITRINMVAAMFSAPPFPAAIGSQKKFSRPLLPSSCTRLSQEEQVKSHETKFKTMSAELLEHRSSLPEKKVKGKEYEELKQKEEYLEFEKSRYGTYAMLLRAKLKAGSEDLAAFESTLFDAAGGEDDGLKKSRSSPSLNAEPSGTATKVKRNISERTSRQPPGHPQKS; from the exons ATGGCCCAGGTGGGAGGACCTGTCCGCTTCCACCCTGAGGAGGGCTGTGCCACCTCGCCCCCGCCGTTTGCCCGTGGGCTGGACCAGAGGCCCTGGCTGGCGGGGGGAAGCCCCAAGGCTGGGAGGGGCACCCCGCCACGCTGTCTCACCCCCAACCTCAATGCTGGCCGCCTCTACCTCCTGCGCAAGGGCCTGGCCTCTGACTCCCACCGATGCCCCCTTGGACTCTACAACAGCACCGGCTCCTTGGCCCGCAAGCCAGTGGAGGTGGCTGCCTTTGGCAAtgggggctgcccgggcacgGGGCGCCTGACAGCCCCCTGCACCCCGCGGCGGGGCAGACCCAGCCCAGTGCTCTCCTCCTTGGGTAGCCGCAGCCCGCTGGTGGTGACGGCTCCGGAGGGACACAGCTCCATCGTCACCTTCCGCTTCATTGAGAAGGCCAGTGTGCGGACCTTGGGTggcccacagcccccccagccctgctgggagaACGGCCCCCGCAGCCTCAGCCGCAGCCTGGAGCttgctggggacacagggtcTCCTCAGCCCCaacccctgccccaggagcGGCTCCTGCACACACTGAGGATGGAGGCATCTGCATCTGACCCGCTTCTGGCCGGGGGCAGGACCCTGGGGGACACGCGTCCCTGTGGGAAGGAGCCCTGTGCCCTCAATGCTGATGGCCTCTGCCGATCCCTTGCCAACGGGCTGCCGGAGGACTTCCCCACCCTCGTCAGGAGCTCCCTGAAGCCAGAGCCCCGAGCCCAG GGCAGCGCCTGGCCTTACCACCGGCAGAGCTCAGCCCATGCCCAGCGCATTGCCCGGGCCAAGTGGGAATTCTTCTACGGCTCCTCGGATGCCCCGCAGACAG GAGCGGCTCCCCAGCACTTTGTGACCCTGAGTGCTCAAGGGTCCCTTGCAGGCTCCTCTGTACCTGACTCCGCTCCCCTGGCTGAGCCGCCCCAGAAGCCCGTCCACTCGCTGCCTGCCGAGCCACCGGGGCTGGTGCCCAAGCACAGCCTGAGCCACGTGGAGGTGGAGATAGAGATGTCTCCTCCGGGCAGCCAGAAGCCCATCTCCTGCGAGACTGGGATTATAAAGAGGACAGTGAAGTACTCGGAGACAGACCTGGACACAGTGCCACTGAGGTGCTATCGTGAAACCAACATCGACGATATCCtggcagagaaggaggaggtggaTTCAGCGATTGAGAGCCAGAAGGACAGCGAGAGCAACCCAAGCTTTGGGGGCACTCCGGGCAGGAGGAACAGCACACCGGaggagccccccgccccaggcaCTGGCTGCCAGAAGGATGGGCCACAGGATGGGGACGTGGATGAGGATGATGAGGTGTTTGAGGCTATGAGGAAGGAGAACAGGGAAAG GATCATGGACCGGGACACGCAGGATATGCTCAAGTCTCCAGTGCCCTTCCTCCTAGGGCACAGCCTCTCCAAGGATGGCATGGACTCTTTCAGCAAGCATTTTGAGAGCATCATGGAGTCCCATCGAGCCAAAGGCACATCTTACACCAGCCTGGACTCCATTGACattctctcctccccagcccgcACCCACGGGACCTTTTTCACTTTTGACCTCCCAACCCTCACCCCAGAAATACAGGGACAGATCCGAGACAGCGCAAAGCTGATTGAGGAGAACTTTGCTCCTCTGGCTCACTTGGAGCCAGACTCTGGGACCAGTTCGGCCACAGATGCCCCCTGGacagagagggaggaggagcGGGGGAGACGAAGGAAGGGTGCTCGGCACAGCCCTTGCCACTCAGAGGACAGCTTTGGTACGCCTTTGGCCTCCAACATGAG TGACCACCCCCTGAGCCACCTGGTTTCGGACTCGGACTCGGAGATGGACAGCGTGGAGCAGCTGGCCCTGGGCAGCACGGACACCCTCTCCAATGGGCACAAGGCTGACCTGGAGGCTGCCAAACGCCTGGCCAAGAGGCTCTACAACCTAGATGgctttaaaaaagcagatgtgGCCCGCCACTTGGGGAAGAA cAATGAGTTCAGCAGGATGGTGGCAGGGGAATATCTGAAGTTCTTCGTGTTCACAGGGATGAGCCTGGACCAGGCTCTCAG GTCCTTTCTAAAGGAGCTGGCTCTGATGGGAGAGACGCAAGAGCGAGAGCGAGTGCTGGCTCATTTTTCCCAGCGCTATTATGAGTGTAATCCCAATGCCATCTCTTCGGAGG ATGGAGCCCACACGCTCACCTGTGCCCTGATGCTGCTCAACACAGATCTGCATGGACAC AACATTGGAAAGAGAATGTCCTGCTCCGACTTCATTGGCAACTTGGAGGGACTCAATGGAGGCACTGACTTCCCCAAGGAGCTGCTCAAG GCTCTGTATGGCTCCATCAAGAATGAGAAGCTGCAGTGGGCCAT AGATGAAGAGGAGCTGAGAAAGTCCCTCTCGGAGCTGGCAGACCCCAACCCGAAATCCATCAAGCGCATCAGCAGCTGTAGTAACCCCTTTCTGGACTTCTCCCAAGACTCCAGCATTGCAACCTACAAGCATGGACTGTTAGTGCGCAAGATCCACGCTGATCCTGACTGCAAGAAAA CACCCCGAGGGAAGCGCGGCTGGAAGCCCTTCCACGCCATCCTGAAGGGGATGATTCTCTACCTGCAGAAG GAGGAGTATAAGCCAGGGAAGGCACTGGTGGAAGAAGAGCTGAAGAATGCTATTAGCATCCACCACTCGCTTGCCACGCGGGCATCTGACTACAGCAAGCGACCCAATGTCTTCTACCTCAGGACAGCTGACTGGAGGGTCTTCCTCTTCCAAGCACA GAACCCTGAACAGATGCACTCATGGATCACGCGCATCAACATGGTGGCAGCCATGTTCTCTGCaccccccttccctgcagctaTCGGCTCCCAGAAGAAGTTCAGCCGCccgctgctgcccagctcctgcaccaggCTGTCCCAG GAGGAGCAGGTGAAGAGCCATGAGACCAAGTTCAAGACAATGTCAGcggagctgctggagcatcGCTCCTCACTGCCAGAGAAGAAGGTGAAGGGCAAGGAGTACGAGGagctgaagcagaaggaagagtaCCTGGAGTTTGAG AAATCCCGCTATGGCACCTATGCCATGCTGCTACGGGCCAAGCTGAAGGCCGGCTCCGAGGACCTGGCAGCATTTGAGTCTACCCTCTTTGACGCAGCAGGCGGGGAGGATGATGGCCTGAAAAAATCTCGCTCCAGCCCCTCGCTCAATGCAGAGCCctctggcacagccaccaaggTGAAGCGCAACATCTCGGAGCGCACCAGCCGCCAGCCCCCTGGCCACCCCCAGAAGTCATAG
- the PSD gene encoding PH and SEC7 domain-containing protein 1 isoform X3, with protein MAQVGGPVRFHPEEGCATSPPPFARGLDQRPWLAGGSPKAGRGTPPRCLTPNLNAGRLYLLRKGLASDSHRCPLGLYNSTGSLARKPVEVAAFGNGGCPGTGRLTAPCTPRRGRPSPVLSSLGSRSPLVVTAPEGHSSIVTFRFIEKASVRTLGGPQPPQPCWENGPRSLSRSLELAGDTGSPQPQPLPQERLLHTLRMEASASDPLLAGGRTLGDTRPCGKEPCALNADGLCRSLANGLPEDFPTLVRSSLKPEPRAQGSAWPYHRQSSAHAQRIARAKWEFFYGSSDAPQTGSSVPDSAPLAEPPQKPVHSLPAEPPGLVPKHSLSHVEVEIEMSPPGSQKPISCETGIIKRTVKYSETDLDTVPLRCYRETNIDDILAEKEEVDSAIESQKDSESNPSFGGTPGRRNSTPEEPPAPGTGCQKDGPQDGDVDEDDEVFEAMRKENRERIMDRDTQDMLKSPVPFLLGHSLSKDGMDSFSKHFESIMESHRAKGTSYTSLDSIDILSSPARTHGTFFTFDLPTLTPEIQGQIRDSAKLIEENFAPLAHLEPDSGTSSATDAPWTEREEERGRRRKGARHSPCHSEDSFGTPLASNMSDHPLSHLVSDSDSEMDSVEQLALGSTDTLSNGHKADLEAAKRLAKRLYNLDGFKKADVARHLGKKYVNEFSRMVAGEYLKFFVFTGMSLDQALRSFLKELALMGETQERERVLAHFSQRYYECNPNAISSEDGAHTLTCALMLLNTDLHGHNIGKRMSCSDFIGNLEGLNGGTDFPKELLKALYGSIKNEKLQWAIDEEELRKSLSELADPNPKSIKRISSCSNPFLDFSQDSSIATYKHGLLVRKIHADPDCKKTPRGKRGWKPFHAILKGMILYLQKEEYKPGKALVEEELKNAISIHHSLATRASDYSKRPNVFYLRTADWRVFLFQAQNPEQMHSWITRINMVAAMFSAPPFPAAIGSQKKFSRPLLPSSCTRLSQEEQVKSHETKFKTMSAELLEHRSSLPEKKVKGKEYEELKQKEEYLEFEKSRYGTYAMLLRAKLKAGSEDLAAFESTLFDAAGGEDDGLKKSRSSPSLNAEPSGTATKVKRNISERTSRQPPGHPQKS; from the exons ATGGCCCAGGTGGGAGGACCTGTCCGCTTCCACCCTGAGGAGGGCTGTGCCACCTCGCCCCCGCCGTTTGCCCGTGGGCTGGACCAGAGGCCCTGGCTGGCGGGGGGAAGCCCCAAGGCTGGGAGGGGCACCCCGCCACGCTGTCTCACCCCCAACCTCAATGCTGGCCGCCTCTACCTCCTGCGCAAGGGCCTGGCCTCTGACTCCCACCGATGCCCCCTTGGACTCTACAACAGCACCGGCTCCTTGGCCCGCAAGCCAGTGGAGGTGGCTGCCTTTGGCAAtgggggctgcccgggcacgGGGCGCCTGACAGCCCCCTGCACCCCGCGGCGGGGCAGACCCAGCCCAGTGCTCTCCTCCTTGGGTAGCCGCAGCCCGCTGGTGGTGACGGCTCCGGAGGGACACAGCTCCATCGTCACCTTCCGCTTCATTGAGAAGGCCAGTGTGCGGACCTTGGGTggcccacagcccccccagccctgctgggagaACGGCCCCCGCAGCCTCAGCCGCAGCCTGGAGCttgctggggacacagggtcTCCTCAGCCCCaacccctgccccaggagcGGCTCCTGCACACACTGAGGATGGAGGCATCTGCATCTGACCCGCTTCTGGCCGGGGGCAGGACCCTGGGGGACACGCGTCCCTGTGGGAAGGAGCCCTGTGCCCTCAATGCTGATGGCCTCTGCCGATCCCTTGCCAACGGGCTGCCGGAGGACTTCCCCACCCTCGTCAGGAGCTCCCTGAAGCCAGAGCCCCGAGCCCAG GGCAGCGCCTGGCCTTACCACCGGCAGAGCTCAGCCCATGCCCAGCGCATTGCCCGGGCCAAGTGGGAATTCTTCTACGGCTCCTCGGATGCCCCGCAGACAG GCTCCTCTGTACCTGACTCCGCTCCCCTGGCTGAGCCGCCCCAGAAGCCCGTCCACTCGCTGCCTGCCGAGCCACCGGGGCTGGTGCCCAAGCACAGCCTGAGCCACGTGGAGGTGGAGATAGAGATGTCTCCTCCGGGCAGCCAGAAGCCCATCTCCTGCGAGACTGGGATTATAAAGAGGACAGTGAAGTACTCGGAGACAGACCTGGACACAGTGCCACTGAGGTGCTATCGTGAAACCAACATCGACGATATCCtggcagagaaggaggaggtggaTTCAGCGATTGAGAGCCAGAAGGACAGCGAGAGCAACCCAAGCTTTGGGGGCACTCCGGGCAGGAGGAACAGCACACCGGaggagccccccgccccaggcaCTGGCTGCCAGAAGGATGGGCCACAGGATGGGGACGTGGATGAGGATGATGAGGTGTTTGAGGCTATGAGGAAGGAGAACAGGGAAAG GATCATGGACCGGGACACGCAGGATATGCTCAAGTCTCCAGTGCCCTTCCTCCTAGGGCACAGCCTCTCCAAGGATGGCATGGACTCTTTCAGCAAGCATTTTGAGAGCATCATGGAGTCCCATCGAGCCAAAGGCACATCTTACACCAGCCTGGACTCCATTGACattctctcctccccagcccgcACCCACGGGACCTTTTTCACTTTTGACCTCCCAACCCTCACCCCAGAAATACAGGGACAGATCCGAGACAGCGCAAAGCTGATTGAGGAGAACTTTGCTCCTCTGGCTCACTTGGAGCCAGACTCTGGGACCAGTTCGGCCACAGATGCCCCCTGGacagagagggaggaggagcGGGGGAGACGAAGGAAGGGTGCTCGGCACAGCCCTTGCCACTCAGAGGACAGCTTTGGTACGCCTTTGGCCTCCAACATGAG TGACCACCCCCTGAGCCACCTGGTTTCGGACTCGGACTCGGAGATGGACAGCGTGGAGCAGCTGGCCCTGGGCAGCACGGACACCCTCTCCAATGGGCACAAGGCTGACCTGGAGGCTGCCAAACGCCTGGCCAAGAGGCTCTACAACCTAGATGgctttaaaaaagcagatgtgGCCCGCCACTTGGGGAAGAAGTACGT cAATGAGTTCAGCAGGATGGTGGCAGGGGAATATCTGAAGTTCTTCGTGTTCACAGGGATGAGCCTGGACCAGGCTCTCAG GTCCTTTCTAAAGGAGCTGGCTCTGATGGGAGAGACGCAAGAGCGAGAGCGAGTGCTGGCTCATTTTTCCCAGCGCTATTATGAGTGTAATCCCAATGCCATCTCTTCGGAGG ATGGAGCCCACACGCTCACCTGTGCCCTGATGCTGCTCAACACAGATCTGCATGGACAC AACATTGGAAAGAGAATGTCCTGCTCCGACTTCATTGGCAACTTGGAGGGACTCAATGGAGGCACTGACTTCCCCAAGGAGCTGCTCAAG GCTCTGTATGGCTCCATCAAGAATGAGAAGCTGCAGTGGGCCAT AGATGAAGAGGAGCTGAGAAAGTCCCTCTCGGAGCTGGCAGACCCCAACCCGAAATCCATCAAGCGCATCAGCAGCTGTAGTAACCCCTTTCTGGACTTCTCCCAAGACTCCAGCATTGCAACCTACAAGCATGGACTGTTAGTGCGCAAGATCCACGCTGATCCTGACTGCAAGAAAA CACCCCGAGGGAAGCGCGGCTGGAAGCCCTTCCACGCCATCCTGAAGGGGATGATTCTCTACCTGCAGAAG GAGGAGTATAAGCCAGGGAAGGCACTGGTGGAAGAAGAGCTGAAGAATGCTATTAGCATCCACCACTCGCTTGCCACGCGGGCATCTGACTACAGCAAGCGACCCAATGTCTTCTACCTCAGGACAGCTGACTGGAGGGTCTTCCTCTTCCAAGCACA GAACCCTGAACAGATGCACTCATGGATCACGCGCATCAACATGGTGGCAGCCATGTTCTCTGCaccccccttccctgcagctaTCGGCTCCCAGAAGAAGTTCAGCCGCccgctgctgcccagctcctgcaccaggCTGTCCCAG GAGGAGCAGGTGAAGAGCCATGAGACCAAGTTCAAGACAATGTCAGcggagctgctggagcatcGCTCCTCACTGCCAGAGAAGAAGGTGAAGGGCAAGGAGTACGAGGagctgaagcagaaggaagagtaCCTGGAGTTTGAG AAATCCCGCTATGGCACCTATGCCATGCTGCTACGGGCCAAGCTGAAGGCCGGCTCCGAGGACCTGGCAGCATTTGAGTCTACCCTCTTTGACGCAGCAGGCGGGGAGGATGATGGCCTGAAAAAATCTCGCTCCAGCCCCTCGCTCAATGCAGAGCCctctggcacagccaccaaggTGAAGCGCAACATCTCGGAGCGCACCAGCCGCCAGCCCCCTGGCCACCCCCAGAAGTCATAG